From the Methanomicrobia archaeon genome, one window contains:
- a CDS encoding nascent polypeptide-associated complex protein encodes MRGGFRKGVGGLNPKLLNQQMKQLGISLEELTDVEQVVIRTADYELIFEDAAVTVMDTQGAKMYQITGTPIKRPRAEAEAVPELSISAEDVAIVMDKAGCSEEEARAALTETNGDLAEAIFRLAEG; translated from the coding sequence ATGCGCGGTGGATTTCGTAAGGGTGTGGGCGGCTTGAATCCGAAGCTCTTAAACCAGCAGATGAAGCAGCTGGGGATCAGCCTCGAAGAGCTGACCGACGTCGAGCAGGTGGTCATTCGAACCGCGGACTATGAGCTCATCTTTGAGGATGCCGCGGTCACCGTGATGGACACGCAGGGCGCGAAGATGTATCAGATCACCGGCACGCCGATCAAACGTCCGCGAGCAGAGGCGGAGGCCGTGCCCGAACTGAGCATCTCCGCGGAGGACGTGGCAATCGTTATGGATAAGGCCGGGTGCAGCGAGGAGGAAGCGCGCGCAGCATTGACAGAGACGAACGGCGATCTAGCAGAGGCGATTTTCCGGCTCGCTGAGGGATGA
- a CDS encoding NAD(+) kinase, whose product MQPKRIGITSKARSEDLVVVRRLVAALEEQVAVVLDETTAAKLQREGTRVGDMAVDLLVCVGGDGTILRALHAVKSTTPVLGINTGAIGFLAEVQPEASVATLTSLLQGFDVGPRERLAVRVNGKAETMPYAMNEVVAITSRPGKLLHFAIFVDDDELEWLRADGVIFATPTGSTAYAMSAGGPIVDPAVNATIIVPIAPFKLSARPTVVAIESEIGFQLLEEKPAEIVIDGQYYRAIRKEERITVTRGEPAFFVTLGDKHFLKLRYKLRVEDERDNRIRRLI is encoded by the coding sequence ATTCAGCCGAAACGGATCGGAATAACGTCTAAAGCGCGATCTGAAGATCTTGTGGTGGTACGGCGCCTCGTGGCCGCGCTCGAAGAGCAGGTCGCGGTCGTTCTTGACGAGACGACAGCGGCAAAGCTACAGCGGGAGGGAACGCGCGTAGGTGATATGGCGGTTGATCTTCTCGTCTGTGTCGGTGGCGACGGGACGATTCTCCGGGCTCTGCATGCGGTGAAGAGCACTACACCGGTGCTCGGTATCAATACGGGTGCCATCGGGTTCTTGGCTGAGGTGCAGCCTGAAGCCAGTGTTGCGACGCTCACGAGCTTGCTGCAGGGGTTTGATGTCGGGCCCAGGGAGCGGCTTGCCGTTCGCGTCAATGGCAAAGCGGAAACGATGCCCTACGCAATGAATGAAGTGGTCGCCATTACCTCACGACCCGGTAAGTTGCTCCATTTCGCTATCTTCGTCGATGACGATGAGCTGGAGTGGCTGCGCGCGGACGGCGTGATCTTCGCAACGCCCACCGGAAGTACTGCGTATGCCATGAGTGCCGGTGGCCCGATCGTCGATCCCGCGGTGAATGCGACGATTATCGTGCCCATCGCGCCCTTTAAGCTCTCTGCTCGACCCACCGTCGTCGCCATCGAGAGTGAGATCGGTTTCCAACTGCTGGAGGAGAAGCCGGCTGAGATCGTCATCGATGGGCAGTATTACCGCGCGATCCGAAAAGAGGAGCGCATAACCGTTACGAGAGGCGAACCTGCCTTTTTCGTTACCCTGGGGGATAAGCACTTCCTGAAACTCCGTTATAAATTACGGGTCGAGGACGAGAGAGATAATAGAATAAGAAGATTGATATAG
- a CDS encoding PRC-barrel domain containing protein — MVKISVLKLSNKRVVDSDGSEMGILHNIVAEANTGSLRELVVRPSDELDASKFKQEDGYVFIPFDAVSAVKDVIVVDTQRIRVRA; from the coding sequence ATGGTAAAGATATCGGTACTGAAGTTGAGCAATAAGCGGGTGGTGGACTCAGACGGCAGTGAAATGGGCATACTCCACAACATCGTGGCTGAAGCGAACACCGGGTCGCTGCGCGAGCTCGTGGTTAGACCTTCGGATGAGCTGGACGCGAGCAAGTTCAAGCAGGAGGACGGTTACGTCTTCATCCCGTTTGATGCGGTGAGCGCGGTTAAGGACGTCATCGTGGTGGACACGCAGAGGATTCGTGTACGGGCGTGA
- a CDS encoding DHH family phosphoesterase: MATLQKSVETAARIIAQHDFARVISHYDADGITAAGILCIALLRQNIQFHVTIVNKLEESFVQGLDDDLILICDMGTAQSDVLAEHLNERAVVIIDHHAPPASVPVLSTPSSVIINPCSLNAADARDLVNERGSTICAAGLSYLVARRLSGEKRGNIDLAGLAIAGTMGDKLDLNSGVNKLIVDEALREGVISIKRGLKFGDGQLQELINSSTDPYTPLTGKPAWVSAVLNQVKIEGTREVTDLTEDEEAMLTAALLALVRESQHAGISEDDLVGPTYRLHCEVIPNSYDLMRVIDACGRLGKSGLGLGLCLRVARLREEATMLYATIQAKLVSELNRLEAGEGAVKGLTNLYYFYVQEGGVTGTLAGIVADYLYTDKPVIGFNKKERVENGKQVETKISGRCNKKLIAGATSINLATAMERAAKEVGGFGGGHPVAAGASIPDGAEEKFSAILDALIGEQKK; the protein is encoded by the coding sequence ATGGCGACACTGCAAAAGAGCGTGGAAACGGCAGCGAGGATCATCGCCCAGCACGACTTTGCACGCGTTATCTCGCACTACGACGCCGACGGCATTACGGCCGCGGGTATCCTGTGTATCGCGCTGTTGCGGCAGAACATTCAGTTTCACGTAACGATCGTAAATAAACTGGAAGAGTCGTTCGTTCAGGGTCTGGATGATGATCTGATACTGATCTGTGATATGGGCACGGCGCAGTCCGATGTGCTCGCCGAACATCTGAACGAGCGGGCAGTGGTCATTATTGATCATCACGCACCCCCGGCGTCCGTTCCTGTACTGAGCACCCCGTCTTCGGTCATCATCAATCCCTGCAGCCTCAACGCTGCCGATGCACGGGACCTGGTCAACGAACGCGGGAGCACCATATGCGCTGCAGGGCTCTCGTATCTCGTGGCACGGCGTCTCTCCGGAGAGAAGCGGGGTAATATCGACCTTGCGGGGCTTGCGATTGCCGGCACCATGGGCGACAAGCTCGATCTCAACTCGGGGGTGAACAAATTAATCGTGGATGAGGCGCTTCGGGAAGGTGTCATCTCGATCAAAAGGGGGCTGAAGTTCGGCGACGGGCAACTCCAGGAGCTGATTAACTCGTCCACCGATCCCTATACGCCCCTGACTGGCAAGCCGGCATGGGTTTCTGCAGTATTGAATCAGGTAAAGATCGAGGGCACTCGTGAGGTGACCGATCTGACGGAAGACGAGGAAGCGATGCTGACTGCCGCGCTCCTGGCGCTCGTGCGGGAATCGCAGCACGCAGGGATCAGCGAAGACGATCTGGTTGGACCGACATATCGTCTGCATTGCGAGGTGATCCCGAATAGCTATGATTTGATGCGGGTGATTGACGCCTGCGGGCGCCTGGGTAAATCCGGGCTCGGGCTCGGGCTCTGCCTGCGGGTGGCGCGGCTGAGAGAAGAAGCGACCATGCTCTACGCAACTATCCAGGCAAAACTCGTCTCTGAGTTGAATCGTTTGGAAGCCGGCGAGGGCGCGGTAAAAGGTCTCACCAATCTCTACTACTTCTATGTGCAGGAAGGTGGCGTTACCGGTACACTGGCGGGCATTGTGGCCGATTATCTCTACACCGATAAGCCGGTGATCGGGTTCAATAAAAAGGAACGGGTGGAGAACGGCAAGCAGGTCGAGACAAAGATCTCCGGACGCTGTAACAAAAAGCTCATCGCAGGCGCAACGAGTATCAACCTCGCTACCGCGATGGAACGCGCAGCAAAAGAAGTCGGCGGCTTCGGTGGCGGGCACCCGGTGGCTGCGGGCGCGTCCATTCCCGATGGCGCAGAAGAGAAATTCAGTGCAATTCTCGATGCCCTCATCGGCGAGCAGAAGAAGTGA
- a CDS encoding CoB--CoM heterodisulfide reductase iron-sulfur subunit A family protein: MMAEKEVPMGVAVIGGGISGIAAALDLAHAGFRVYLIEQRQTLGGKVAELAECKIGLAPWLAEVENQPNIELLLGDTVEALSGTAGDFRLTVSGRVLAVGSIILAAGYEIFENVSPSYHLDHPDVVTTLDFERMLRVATKNGELTRPSNGRPVRKIGFIQCVGSRCTENELCSTVCCACTARDAKIVRQRFPRVEVALFYIDLRVFGRDEQLVDELKSDPGVRYIKSRVPEVIPCGSPVHEDISSGEPLLLKYENFAAGTIEQQVFDLVVIAVGLLPSKTLNELTEILGVSQDPFGYPATSATNPVETSVPGIFVCGCANGPMKVHDSIAQGSAAAVKAARFVKRSEHQYAETPEERATVGEAPRIGVFICGCAGEISNNVDIAALADRVRSHKSVVHVDTELTTCETAKEKITRGIREHQLNRVVFAGCSPRSSESFLSAACANAGLPPYSLGIANIREQCAWVHTREEATEVAGELVTMAIERVRHQPEEARERYPVIPHALVIGGGVSGMTAALDIATAGYEVTLIEKASELGGALNTVDAFPTGERASDIFARLKEDVTRNERVTVYTNAELTDWSGRPGAFTVRIRTADREEEIECGAVVVAIGAQLVSPRGWFGYGAAKNVVTQPEFAALLAADTADAGTIVMMLDAVQNEGVYPKYSSIELVTNAVRAKDRNPDAQIFVLYQEMKTYGIGELKYKEAREKGVIFVRYTRNRPPELNAGIISVFDMVLGDELLIKPDLIVLSTPMVPSTGHERLHELLGIPVNGHGFFIEARERPRMNFTPVDTPTRGVFVCGSALFPTSLEECVVQADAAASRACSMILAHEYLTLDPVIVRVDETLCRGCGLCAQVCEYHAIRLQESDGFPIASVREAICQGCGACAVACPTRAIRYRTSTLEQLTAMIEAIA; this comes from the coding sequence ATGATGGCCGAGAAAGAAGTGCCTATGGGAGTTGCGGTCATTGGTGGCGGCATTTCCGGTATTGCAGCGGCGCTCGATCTCGCTCATGCCGGGTTCAGGGTATATCTCATCGAGCAGCGTCAAACGCTCGGCGGGAAGGTTGCTGAACTCGCCGAATGCAAAATAGGGTTAGCGCCGTGGCTCGCTGAGGTTGAGAACCAGCCAAACATAGAACTCTTACTGGGAGATACCGTAGAAGCCCTCTCGGGCACGGCGGGCGATTTCCGCTTGACCGTCTCAGGCCGTGTACTTGCGGTCGGGAGTATCATCCTGGCGGCGGGCTATGAGATCTTCGAGAACGTTTCCCCAAGTTATCATCTTGACCATCCAGATGTCGTTACCACGCTCGATTTTGAACGAATGCTGCGGGTCGCAACGAAGAACGGTGAGCTGACTCGGCCCTCAAATGGCAGGCCTGTTCGTAAAATCGGCTTCATCCAGTGCGTGGGCTCGCGCTGCACGGAGAATGAGCTCTGCTCCACCGTGTGCTGTGCTTGTACCGCGCGTGATGCGAAGATTGTCAGGCAGCGATTCCCCCGGGTTGAGGTCGCGCTTTTTTACATTGATCTGCGGGTCTTTGGCCGGGATGAGCAGCTGGTGGATGAACTCAAGAGCGACCCCGGCGTGCGCTACATTAAGTCGCGCGTGCCTGAAGTCATTCCGTGCGGTAGCCCTGTTCACGAGGATATATCGAGCGGCGAGCCATTGCTCCTCAAGTATGAGAACTTTGCAGCGGGGACGATCGAGCAGCAGGTATTCGATCTGGTGGTGATTGCTGTTGGCCTGCTGCCTTCGAAGACGCTGAACGAGCTTACCGAGATCCTCGGGGTCTCACAAGATCCATTCGGCTACCCGGCAACGAGTGCCACAAATCCCGTGGAGACGAGTGTGCCCGGGATTTTTGTCTGTGGCTGTGCTAATGGCCCAATGAAAGTACATGACAGCATCGCGCAGGGCAGTGCAGCGGCGGTGAAGGCCGCGCGGTTCGTGAAGCGCAGTGAGCATCAGTACGCTGAAACGCCAGAAGAGCGAGCAACGGTGGGCGAAGCGCCGCGAATCGGTGTCTTTATCTGCGGCTGTGCGGGCGAGATCAGCAACAACGTCGATATCGCCGCGCTCGCAGACCGCGTGCGGAGTCACAAGAGCGTGGTGCACGTTGACACTGAGTTGACAACATGTGAAACGGCAAAGGAGAAGATAACGCGCGGCATACGTGAACATCAGCTGAACAGGGTCGTCTTTGCGGGATGCAGTCCCCGAAGTAGTGAATCGTTCCTGAGTGCCGCGTGTGCGAACGCGGGATTACCACCGTACTCGCTGGGAATTGCGAACATACGGGAGCAGTGTGCCTGGGTACATACCCGCGAGGAAGCGACCGAGGTAGCGGGCGAGCTCGTCACGATGGCTATCGAGCGGGTGCGGCATCAGCCCGAAGAGGCGAGAGAACGGTACCCGGTGATCCCGCATGCGCTCGTTATCGGTGGCGGCGTGTCCGGCATGACCGCAGCGCTGGATATTGCGACTGCGGGATACGAGGTAACGCTGATCGAAAAGGCATCTGAACTGGGCGGCGCCCTGAACACGGTTGATGCGTTTCCAACAGGTGAACGGGCATCTGATATTTTTGCCCGGCTCAAAGAGGATGTGACCAGGAACGAGCGGGTAACTGTTTATACGAACGCTGAATTGACCGATTGGTCGGGGCGGCCGGGCGCATTCACGGTGAGGATACGTACCGCAGACCGTGAAGAGGAAATCGAGTGTGGTGCAGTCGTTGTTGCCATAGGGGCACAATTAGTGAGTCCTCGCGGGTGGTTTGGCTACGGAGCAGCTAAAAACGTGGTCACGCAACCCGAGTTTGCTGCATTGCTTGCCGCTGATACAGCGGACGCTGGCACGATCGTTATGATGCTGGATGCGGTGCAGAACGAAGGCGTCTACCCGAAATACAGCAGTATCGAGCTGGTAACCAATGCAGTACGGGCGAAGGACCGTAATCCCGACGCGCAGATCTTCGTGCTCTATCAGGAGATGAAGACGTACGGAATAGGGGAATTGAAGTACAAGGAGGCGCGCGAAAAAGGGGTGATCTTCGTCCGGTACACACGGAACCGCCCGCCAGAGTTGAACGCCGGAATTATCTCGGTCTTTGACATGGTTCTGGGAGATGAACTCCTGATAAAGCCTGACTTGATCGTGCTCAGCACGCCGATGGTGCCCTCAACAGGGCATGAGCGCCTGCATGAACTGCTCGGCATTCCCGTGAACGGGCACGGCTTCTTCATCGAAGCACGAGAACGGCCACGGATGAATTTCACGCCGGTTGACACGCCAACCCGGGGCGTCTTCGTCTGCGGCTCTGCGCTGTTTCCCACCTCGCTGGAGGAGTGCGTGGTGCAGGCGGATGCAGCGGCCTCACGAGCATGTAGCATGATCCTCGCACACGAGTACCTCACCCTTGATCCCGTGATTGTGCGTGTGGATGAGACGCTGTGCCGCGGCTGCGGACTCTGTGCGCAGGTCTGTGAGTACCATGCGATCAGACTGCAGGAATCAGACGGGTTCCCCATCGCGAGCGTTAGAGAAGCTATCTGCCAGGGTTGCGGTGCCTGTGCCGTTGCCTGCCCTACCCGAGCTATCAGATATCGCACGTCCACGTTAGAACAGCTCACTGCCATGATCGAGGCAATCGCCTAG